From a region of the Candidatus Glassbacteria bacterium genome:
- a CDS encoding tyrosine-type recombinase/integrase: EYALIAEYAGLDVAHMHPHQFRRVFAVENLRDGVDMFTLMAVGGWRNESMLGRYARIGVQRDAVDRMRVRSLAGRIAAA, from the coding sequence GAGTATGCCCTGATTGCCGAATACGCCGGCCTGGACGTCGCCCATATGCACCCGCACCAGTTCAGGCGCGTCTTCGCCGTCGAGAACCTTCGAGATGGCGTCGACATGTTTACGCTGATGGCCGTAGGCGGCTGGCGGAATGAGAGCATGCTCGGCCGCTACGCCCGGATTGGCGTGCAGCGAGACGCGGTGGACCGGATGCGGGTCCGGTCGCTTGCGGGAAGGATTGCGGCGGCGTAG